TCTGCGGGCACCCATCCCGGAAGTATGATCAACCCGCAGACGGTGACGCTGTTGCAGCAGCAATGCCATGATGTGGGCGGGCTGTTTTCCAAGGATCTCGGCTCCTTGGCCGATGAGCCGCCTTTCGATTTTGTGTTTACGGTCTGTGATCTGGCCGCCAACGAGGATTGCCCGGCCTTGCCCGGACGGCCTGTCAGCGGCCATTGGGGCGTGCCTGATCCGGTGGCGCGGGCCGCGCAGGCACGCAGCCCCGCCGAGGCGGCCTTGGCCTTCCGCGAGGCTTACGGAGCTTTGCGCCGCCGGATCGAGGCGTTTATCGCGCTGCCTCTCGAAAGTCTGGATCGCCTCGCCGTGCAGCGCGCCGTGGACGATATTGCCCGCAGGGAGGGACATTAGAATGGTACGCTATGCGCTGAATGGTCTGGGCCGGATGGGAAAGCTGGCGCTGCGCCCGCTTCTGGATGCGGGGGCCGAGATTGCATGGATCAATGACGCGATCGGCACGCCCGAGCTTCACGCCCACCTGCTGGAATTCGATAGCGTGCACGGGCGCTGGGATTCGCTGTTCGCGCATGATGCGACATCGGTCAGCATCGACGGGGTGCGCCTGCCTTTCGTGGGCACCCCTGCGCTGGCCGATCTGCCGCTGGAGGGTGTGGATGTCGTGATCGACTGCACCGGCAAATTCAAGACCGAGGCCGATCTGGCGTCCTATTTCGCAGCGGGAGTGAAGAAGGTGGTGGTTTCGGCGCCGGTGAAGGACGGGCCGACGGCGAATATCGTCTATGGCGTGAATAACGACAGCTATGACCCCGCCCGCCATCATATCGTGACGGCGGCCAGCTGCACGACCAACTGTCTGGCTCCGGTGGTGAAGGTGATCCATGAGGGGCTGGGCATCAAGCACGGCTCGATCACCACGCTGCATAATGTCACCAACACCCAGACCCTCGTGGACCGCCCCGCCAAGGACCTGCGGCGCGCGCGCTCGGCGCTGAATTCGCTGATCCCCACGACAACCGGCTCGGCAACGGCGATCACGCTGATCTACCCCGAGCTGAAGGGCCGTCTGAACGGTCATGCGGTGCGGGTGCCCCTGCTGAACGGGTCACTGACAGATTGCGTCTTCGAGGTCGAACGCGCAACCTCTGCCGAAGAGGTCAACGCCTTGTTCAAGGCGGCCTCGGAAGGGGTGTTGAAGGGCATTCTGGGCTATGAAACGCGGCCTCTGGTTTCGGCCGATTACGTCAATGATGTGCGTTCGTCGATCATTGATGCGCCCTCGACGATGGTCATCAATGACACGCAGTTAAAGATCTATGCGTGGTATGATAACGAATATGGCTATGCCCATCGTCTGGTGGATGTGGCTTTGATGGTCGGGCAGTCGCTGTGACCTCCGGCGGGCAGAAACCCGAGGGGCTTTCCGCCTATATCGCGGTCACGGCGGCCTATTGGGCGTTCATGCTCAGCGATGGCGCGCTGAGGATGCTGGTGCTGTTGCATTTCCACAGCCTCGGGTTCTCGCCTGTGCAGCTGGCCTATCTGTTCCTCCTCTATGAGGTGGCGGGCATGGTCACCAATCTTTGCGCGGGCTGGATTGCGGCACGCTTCGGGCTGGCTTCTACGCTTTACGCGGGGCTGGGGCTGCAGGTGGTGGCGCTTCTGGCGCTGGCGGGGCTGGACCCCGCATGGGGGGTGACAGCCTCGGTTCTCTATGTGATGGCGGTGCAGGGCGCCTCTGGCGTGGCCAAGGATCAGGCGAAGATGTCGTCGAAATCGGCGGTGAAGCTCTTGGCCCCTTCCGCACAGGGCGGGCTGTTTGCTTGGGTTGCGGTGCTGACGGGGTCGAAGAACGCGGTGAAGGGCTTTGGCTTTCTGCTGGGCGCGGGGCTTCTGGCGCTGGTGGGCTTTACGGGGTCGATCCTTGCCATGGCGCTTGTGCTGGCGGTGATCCTGATGGCCATCGTGATCGCCATGCCGAAGGGGCTGCCGCAGGGGCGCAAGGGGGCGAAATTCTCCGAGGTCTTCTCGAAGTCGGCCAATGTGAACCGGCTCTCGGCGGCGCGGGTGTTTCTGTTCGGTGCGCGGGATGTGTGGTTTGTGGTGGGCATCCCGATCTATTTCACCGCAATCCTGTCGGATGGCACCGAGGCGGGCGACCGTGCGGCCTTCTTCCTGATCGGCAGCTTCATGGCGGGCTGGATCATCCTTTACGGGCTGGTGCAGGGCTTTGCCCCAAAGATCCTGCGCGCCAAGACCCGTGCGCCAGAGGCGCTGGTGGCGGATGCGAAACTTTGGGCATGGGGGCTTTGTGTGATACCTGCGGGGCTGACCATTGCCGCGCTGGGCTTGGGCGGGCAGGGGCTGACCGTGGCGCTGGTGATCGGGCTGCTGGTCTTTGGCGCGGTCTTTGCGGTGAATTCCTCGCTGCATTCCTATCTGATCCTCGCCTTCACCAAATCCGAGCGCGTCACCATGGATGTGGGGTTTTACTATATGGCCAATGCGGGCGGGCGCCTTCTGGGGACGTTGGCCTCGGGACTTAGCTATCAGCTGGGAGGGCTGCCCCTCATGCTGGGGGTGGCCACGGTGATGGTGGCGCTGTCGGCGCTTATGGCGGGGCGCCTATCCGCGCAGTAGTGCTTGCCCATGCCTGCCTGCTGGACTATTTCCGTGGCGACCTCAAGGAGACTCCCATGCCGCATTTCCTGACCACGCTTGCTGCCGATTTCGAGACCCGTTTCACCGCGCTTTTGGGCATGAAGCGCGAGGATAGCCCCGATGTGGATGCGGCTGTGGGCCAGATCATCGCGGATGTGCGGGCGCGGGGCGATGTCGCCGTGCTGGAGCTGACTGCGAAATTCGACCGGCTGGAGCTGACGCCCGAGACCATGCGCTTCTCGGACGCCGAGATCGAGGCCGAGATCGCCCGCGTGCCGGTGCCTGAGCGTGAGGCGCTGGAACTGGCCGCCGAGCGTATCCGCATCTATCACGCCCGCCAGATGCCGCCCAATGCAATGTGGGAAGAGGAAAGCGGCGCGAAACTGGGCTGGCGCTTCACGCCTGTTTCGGCGGCCGGGCTTTATGTTCCGGGCGGTCTGGCGAGCTACCCGTCTTCGGTGTTGATGAATGCGATCCCTGCCAAAGTGGCGGGCGTCGAGCGTCTGGTGGTGGTCTGCCCCACGCCCGATGGCAAGGTGAACCCGCTTGTTCTGCTGGCCTGTAAGATTGCAGGTGTGGACGAGATCTACCGTATCGGCGGCGCGCAGGCGGTGGCGGCACTGGCCTATGGCACGGAGACCATCCGCCCCGTGGATAAGATCACCGGTCCGGGCAATGCCTTTGTGGCGGCGGCCAAACGTCGGGTCTTTGGCAAGGTGGGCATCGATATGATCGCCGGTCCCTCGGAGATCCTCGTGATTGCCGATGGGCAGAATGACCCCGACTGGATCGCTTTGGACCTGCTGTCTCAGGCCGAGCATGACGCTTCGGCGCAATCGATCCTGATCACCCCCGACGAGGGTTTCGCCAATAAGGTCGTCGAGGCCGTGGAAAAACGCCTTGAGACGCTGGAACGCCGCGAAATCGCGGGCGCAAGCTGGCGTGACTTTGGCGCGGTGATCCTCACCCGCGATCTGGCCGAGGCGGCAGAGCTGTCCAACCGCGTGGCGCCCGAGCACCTTGAGCTTTGCGTGGCCGAGCCCGAGGCTCTGGCGCAAGAGATCACCCATGCGGGCGCGATCTTCATGGGTGCCTGGACGCCCGAGGCGATTGGCGATTACATCGGCGGGCCGAACCATGTTCTGCCGACGGCACGTTCGGCACGCTTCTCTTCGGGGCTATCGGTGTTCGATTTTGTCAAACGCACCACGCTGTCGATGATGACGCCCGAGGCGCTGCGTCAGATCGGGCCGGGGGCCGAGGTGCTGGCGAAATCCGAAAGCCTTGAAGCGCATGGTCTTTCGGTCCGCGCGCGTCTGGATGCGCTGAATAAATAACCCGATCGTCGCAATCGCGCCTGCCTCTGTCGCGGGACGCGGTTGCGCGTGGCCATTACTCGGTCTAGCCTTTCCTAAAGCCGCGTCGCCGGCCACAGGGAGAGAAGAGTAATGGCCCATATTGCCAAGTTGGAAGTCGATGATTCCGGTCTGCCCGCGCCGAGCGCGGAGATCGAGCAGGAACGTCGTGTGGCCATTTTCGACCTTCTGGAAGACAATAGCTTCACCCTGCCGGGGAAAGGCGATCTGGCCGCGCCGGAAGGGCCGTTCAACCTGCTGCTGTCGGTGCGCGACGGGCGGCTGGTCTTTGATACCCGCAGCGAGAGCGATGATCCGCTGGCCGAGTTCCACCTGTCTTTCGGCCCCTTCCGGCAGGTGATCAAGGATTACTTCCAGATCTGCGAAAGCTATTTCGAGGCTGTGAAAACCATGCCGCCCAGCCAGATCGAGGCGATCGATATGGCGCGGCGCGGCATCCATAACGAGGGTGCGCGGATCCTTGAGGAACGTCTGGAAGGCAAGGCCGAGCTGGATCTTGATACCGCCCGGCGGCTGTTCACCCTTGTTTGTGTCCTATCGCCGGTGAAATAATGTCAGGCTTGCCGCAATCGGTGCTGTTTTGTTGTGACTACAATGCCACGCGCTCTCCGATGGCCGAGGGGATGATGAAGCGCTTCTATGGCCCTGGCGTGTATGTGCAATCGGCAGGCGTCAAATCGGAACTGGATATCGACGGGTTCACGATTGCCGTCATGCATGAGGTGGGTGTGGATCTGGAACGCCACCGCGTGCGCAGCTTCGAGGATATGCAGGAATGGGGCGATGATATCTCGACCTTCGATCTGATCGTCGCCTTGTCGCCCGCCAGCCAGCGTCAGGCGCTGGAGCTGACCCGCTTCTATCATCTGGATATCGAATATTGGCCGATCATGGACCCCACGGGCATCGGCGAGGGGCGCGAGGCCAAGCTGGCCGCCTATCGCCAGACCCGCGACCAGATCCGCGACCGGATGGTGTCGCGCTTCGGGCCACCCACCCATAATGAATAACAAAACCAGCAGGATGGAACCATGTCACGCCTTGAGGCTCTTGAGACCCTGAAAACCTATTACGATGCTTTCAACGCCGGAGATACCGCAGCGATGGAGGCGCTTCTGGCGGATGATTTCGAACATCATGTGAATGAGGGCAATATCCGCCGTGGGGCCGAGGCCTTCCGCGAATTCAATGCCCATATGACGCAGTGCTACCGCGAGACGCTGACTGATCTCTGCGTGATGGCCAATGAGGCGGGCACGCGGGCTGCGGCGGAATTTATCGTCAACGGCACCTATCTGAAGACGGATGAAGGCCTGCCCGACGCCAAGGGGCAAAACTACCGCCTGCCTGCGGGCACCTTCTTTGACCTCAAGGATGGCAAGATCGCGCGGGTGACCACCTATTACAACCTCTCGGACTGGATCAAGCAGGTCTCCTGATGGAGGTGCGTGTGCTTACGGGGGCGGCGCTGGATGCCGCCTTGGACGATGTGGCAGAGCTGCGCATCCGCGTGTTCCGCGACTGGCCCTATATCTATGACGGCTCGCTGGAGTACGAGCGGCGCTATCTGGAACGCTACCGCTCGTCGAAGGACGCGGTCGTGGTTGGCGCTTTTGACGGCGCGCGGCTTGTGGGGGCGGCCACCGGCACGCCGCTGGAAGACCATGCCGCAGATTTCGCGGCCCCCTTTGGCCGCACCGGTCTGGCGCTGGGGAATGTGTTCTATTGTGCGGAATCGGTTCTTCTGCCGGACTATCGCGGGCAGGGTTTGGGCCATGCCTTCTTTGAGGCCCGTGAAACACATGCACGGGCGCTCGGGCGCAGCCACAGCGTCTTCTGCGCGGTAATCCGCGAGGGTCACCATCCTTTGAAGCCCGCGGCCTATCGCCCGCTGGATCAGTTCTGGCATAAACGGGGCTATCAGCCGCTGGAGGGGGTGATCGCCGGTTTCCGCTGGATGGATCTGGGCGAGACGGCTGAAACGGTGAAACATCTGCAATTCTGGGGGCGTGCCCTATGACACTCCATATCGCTACCGCTGCCTATCCGCTGGACTGGCATGACAGTTGGGACGCCTATGAGGCCAAAGTGACGCAATGGGTCGAAGAGGCCGTGGCCGAGGGCGCCCAGCTTCTGGTCTTTCCCGAATATGGCGCGATGGAGCTGGCGTCACTGGGCGGGACCGAGGCTGCGCGCGACTTGGAGGCCGCACTGCAGGTTGTGGCGCGTTATCGCCCTGAAATGGAGACGCTGTTTATCGATCTGGCCTTCCGGCATCGCGTGCATATCCTTGTGCCCTCGGGGCCGGTAATCGAAAACCATACAGGGGCCGATATCCGCACCAACCGCGCGACCCTTGTGGGGCCTGCCGGTCTGATCGGCCATCAGGACAAGGCGGTGATGACGCGCTTTGAACGCGAGGATTGGCAGATTGGCGCGGGCGAGGGGCTGCAGGTCTTTGACACCGCCCTCGGGCGCATCGGCATCACCATCTGCTATGACAGCGAATTCCCCCTGCTGGCGCGGGCGCTGTGCGAGAAGGGCGCCGAGATCCTTCTTGTGCCGTCCTGCACCGATACGGTGGCGGGCTACTCGCGGGTGCGGATCGGGGCGCAGGCGCGGGCGCTGGAAAACCAATGTGTCACAGTGCAATCGCCCACCGTGGGAGATGTCGATTGGTGTCCTGCGGTCGATACGAACCGCGGGGCTGCGGGGGTCTTCGGCCCGCCCGATACCGGCTGGCCGGAAACGGGGGTGCTGGCCGAAGGCGGGCTTGATTCTCCGGGCTGGGTCCATGCGCAGGTCGATCTGGATCAGGTACGGCAATCGCGCCATGATGGCGGGGTTTTGCTGTTTCAGCACTGGCCCGAAAGCGCCGATCAGGCCGAAACGGTCGCGATTGTGCGTGAAACTGCCCCCCAGCCTTGACATTAAGCTTGAATTTTAAAGCGGGCGGGCGCATTTAAGCGCCACGATGGCGCGTTTCAAGCGCCTTTACGCAATTATGGAGTGACCATGGCCAAGGAAGAAATGCTCGAATTCCCCGGCGTCGTGAAGGAACTCCTGCCAAATGCGACGTTTCGGGTCGAGCTTGAGAACGGCCATGAAATCATCGCACATATGGCAGGGAAGATGCGCAAAAACCGCATCCGCGTTCTCGCCGGCGACAAAGTTCAAGTCGAAATGAACACCTACGACCTTTCGAAAGGTCGCATCAACTACCGCTTCAAGTAAGCCCATGAAACTGATCCTAGGCTCCGCGAGCCCGAGGCGACGCGAGCTACTGGACCAGCTAGGTCTGGTGCCCGACGCCGTGCGGGCACCCGATATCGACGAGACCCCCCGCAAGAATGAACGCCCCCGCGATTATGTCGCGCGGATGGCCCGCGAGAAGGCAATGGCGCTGGATCTTGCGGCCGATGAGGTCATTCTTTGTGCCGATACCACCGTCACCTGTGGCCGCCGCATCTTGGGCAAACCCGAAGATGCCGCCGAGGCCGCCGAATTTCTTTTTATGCTGTCGGGCCGTCGTCACCATGTGCTGACGGCTGTGGCCGTGCGTGGGGCCTTTGGCATCCGTGAACGTCTGGTCGATACGGTGGTGAAATTCCGCCCGCTGTCGAATGAGGATGTGAACGCCTATCTTGTCTCGGGCGAATGGCAGGGCAAGGCGGGTGGCTATGCCATCCAAGGCTTGGGCGGGGCGTTTGTCCCGTGGATCCAAGGGTCTTACACCGGCGTCGTGGGGCTTCCCCTCGCCGAGACCGCAACCCTACTGACATCGGCGGGCGTGACCGCCAAGGAGGCCGTATGAAGGGGCGTACTATCGTTCTGGGCAGCTACAAAGAACGCGAGGCCGCCGCTTTGATGGTGGATGGTCAACTGGAAGATTTCCTGATTGATGCCTCCGAAGTGCAGCCGCTTGCGCCGGGTGCGATCCTGCGCGGCAAGGTGGGCCGCCAGATGAAGGGGCAGGGCGGGGTTTTCGTGGACCTGCCCGAAGGCCAGCGCGGCTTCCTGCGCGAGGTCAAGGGCCTTGCGCCGGGTCAGACTGTGATCTGCATGGTCACTGGCGGCACCGAGGCGGGCAAGGCCGTTCCTGTCTCGCTGCGGGTGCTGTTCAAATCGCGCTATTGCATCGTGACGCCCGGTGCGCCCGGCATCAATATCTCGCGCCGTATCCGCGACGAGGACACCCGCGATGGTCTGAAGTCGCTGGCGGATGTGGTGATGGACGGCTCGGATATGGGGTTGATCCTGCGCTCTGCCGCGCCGCTGGCCGAGGAGGGCGAGCTGGCCGAGGATATCAACGCCATGCGCGAGCTGGCCGAGGCGGTGATGGCGGACCTCTCGGGCGAGCCGGAGCTGCTGGTCGATGTGCCGGACCCGCATGAGGAAGCATGGCGCGACTGGGCCGAGCCGGAACCCGAAGAGGTGATCGAGGGCTCCTTCGAGGAGCACGGGGTGCTCGAGCAGCTCGACGCGCTCCTGCGCGCGCGGGTCGAGTTGCCGGGTGGCGCGCATATGATGATCGAGCCGACGCGCGCGCTGATCGCCGTGGATGTGAATACCGGCAATGACACCTCGCCTGCGGCCAGCCTGAAGGCCAATATCGCGGCCGCGCGCGAGCTGCCGCGTCAGCTGCGTCTGCGGGGCTTGGGGGGGCAGATCGTTGTCGATTTCGCGCCGATGCCCAAACGTGACCGCCAGCCGCTGGAGCAGCAGATGAAGACTGCCTTCAAGGGCGAGGCCGAGGCGTCGCTTGCGGGCTGGACGCCCTTGGGCAATTACGAGCTGCAACGCAAACGCGATCGCGTCTCGCTGGAGGCGCTGGTCGGGAAGGGGGCAGCATGAGCTGCCCCGTCTGCGGCAAGAAAGCCGATGCCAAATACCGGCCGTTCTGTTCCAGACGCTGCGCCGATGTGGATCTGGCGAAGTGGCTTAACGGGTCCTATGTGATTCCGGGCGATATTGCCGAGGAAGAAGAGCGCGCACCGGAGGAATGGGCCCCCGATCAGAAACCCCACTGATCTGAAAATACTGGAGAATTCGGAATTTTGAGGGGGGCTGGAAGGAAATTTGAAAAAACTTCAAATTCCCTCTGGACACCACCCCCGAGCTTCTCTAAATACCGCCCTACCGAAGCAGAGGGCAGCGCCCGAAGCCGAAAGTGCCCGGATAGCTCAGTTGGTAGAGCAGCGGATTGAAAATCCGCGTGTCGGTGGTTCGAATCCGCCTCCGGGCACCACGTTTTCACCCTGAAATTGTTGGATGCTCTGTTCTGTAAGGCCTGATGCTTTATCGGGGCTGGCAGTGCTGGTCCTGCGCTCGATCGCTTCTTGATAGGCCTGAATCGTTGCGCTGCTGCGTTTGGCGAGCGCCAAGGCGGTTTGACCGAGGCATTGATCGCGGCCGTTTGTCGGGCGCTCTTGAGTGTCAATGCGTGGACGTTGATCCAGAATTGGAGATGTCGGGCGCAGAGGGCGATCATGCGCGGCGCCGGCATTTCGGAAGGTTCCGGCAAAACGGTCTTGAGAGGTCAGCTTTGCACGGCGTTTGATATCGCTGTTTATGTGGTGCTTTTGCTTTGCTGGCCAAGCCGTGTCTTGGCGACCTGTGCGGTGATCTTCGCGATCTGGCGGAGAAGCGGTACCATATAGGAGCTGCGCCGCCAGATCATACCGATCTGCCGTCCCGGTTCGGGGGTGTCGGCGAGGGGGATCAGGCTCATGACGGCGCTGGCGGCCATCGGGCCTTCGGTGGCGAGCTTGGGCAGCAGTGTAATTCCCATGCCCGCTGCCACCATCTGGCGCAGGGTCTCGAGGCTGGTGGCGCGGAAGCCTTCGATCTCGTCAAGGCCCCAGCGGTTGCACAGGCTGACCGCCTGATCGCGCAGGCAGTGGCCATCTTCCAGCAGCATCATTTCCTCGGCCCCCAGATCGGCGAGATATAGCGGCCCGCTATGCGCCAGCCGATGGCCTTGCGGCACAGCCAGCAGGAAGGGTTCCTCGAAAAGTGGCTGGGTCTGGAGGGTCGGATCCTCGATCGGCAGTGCCAGAAGGGCGGCATCCAGATCACCACTGCGCAATAGCCCCAGAAGCGTTTCGCTTTTCTCTTCAAAGAGCTGCAACTGCAGCTTGGGGAATTTGCGCGCGATTTCGGGCAGCAGGGCCGGAAGAAGATAGGGGCCAAGCGTCGGGAATGCCCCAAGCCGCAGGCGGCCCGTATCGGGGGCGCGGTTGCGTTCGGCGATGGCGCGGATATCGCGGGCCTCGTCCAGCATCTTCTGCGCACGGGCCACGATTTCCTCGCCCACCGAGGTCAGCAACACCTGCCGTTTGCTCCGCTCGATCAACTGGACGCCAAGGCTTTCTTCGAGCTTGCGCAGCTGGGTCGAGAGAGTGGGCTGGCTGACATTGCACATCTCTGCCGCACGACGGAAATTCCGCAGGCGGGCCAGTTCGACCAGATATTGGAGTTCGCGCAATGTCATGGGCAAAGACCTGTGACATTTACCGGCGCAAGTAAAGAGGCCAGAACAAGGCGCATAAAAAACCGCGGTCCTGACGGGCAGAACCGCGGCCTTTACCGTGAGTGGTGCACGATTACGCGGCGACCTCTTCTTTTTTCGCGGCGGTTTCTGCCGGAACAGACGTGCGGATCAGGTGGTCGAAGGCGCCCAAGGCCGCCGTTGCCCCGAGCCCCATCGCAATGACGATCTGCTTATAGGGCGTGGTGGTGCAGTCACCGGCAGCAAAGACGCCATCCATCGAGGTTGCGCCATGCGCATCGATGATAATCTCGCCACGCGGGCTCAGATCGACGGTGCCTTTGAGGAAGTCGGTATTCGGCAGCAGGCCGATCTGCACGAAGATGCCTTCGAGCGCGACATGGTGGTCCTCGCCGGTGGTGCGGTCGCGATAGGCCAGACCGTTCACTTTGGTGCCGTCGCCGGTGACTTCGGTGGTTAGGGCGTTCATGATGATCGTGACATTCGGCAGGCTGCGCAGTTTGTCCTGCAGCACCTGATCGGCACGCAGCTTGGTGTCGAACTCGATCAGCGTCACATGCGCCACGATGCCCGCAAGGTCGATTGCCGCCTCGACGCCCGAATTGCCGCCGCCGATCACCGCCGTGCGCTTGCCCTTGAACAGCGGGCCGTCACAATGGGGGCAATAGGCCACGCCCTTGTTTTTGTATTCGTTCTCGCCGGGCACATTCATCTGGCGCCAGCGGGCACCGGTCGAGAGGATCACCGATTTGGACTTCAGAACGGCGCCGCTTTCCAGCGTGACCTCAACCAGATCCCCCTTGCGGGCAAGGCCGGTTGCGGTTTGCAGGTTCATGATGTCCACGTCATATTCCTTGACGTGCTGTTCCAGCGCCGTGGCCAGTTTCGGGCCTTCGGTATGCGGCACCGAAATCAGGTTCTCGATGGACATGGTATCCAGCACCTGACCGCCGAAACGCTGGGCGGCCACACCGGTGCGGATACCTTTGCGGGCGGCATAGACGGCGGCAGCGGCACCGGCGGGGCCACCACCGACCACGAGCACGTCGAACGCGTCCTTGGCATTGATCCTGGCGGCGGCCTTGTCTGCCGATCCGGTATCGATTTTCGCGACGATCTCGCCCAGTTCCATCCGGCCCTGTCCGAAGACCTCGCCGTTCAGGTAGACGGTCGGCACGCTCATCACCTCGCGGGCGTTGACCTCGTCCTGAAAGTCCGAACCGTCAATGGCCACATGTTTTACATTGGGGTTCAGCACGGCCATCAGGTTCAGCGCCTGCACCACATCGGGGCAGTTCTGGCAGCTTTGCGAGAAATAGGTTTCGAAGGTGAACTGGCCGTCGATCTCTTTGATCTGGTCGATCAGCTCCTGTTCGACTTTCGGCGGATAGCCCCCCACCTGCAAAAGCGCCAGCACCAGCGAGGTGAATTCAT
The sequence above is drawn from the Thioclava sp. GXIMD4216 genome and encodes:
- the ahpF gene encoding alkyl hydroperoxide reductase subunit F; the protein is MLDSTLKTQLSAYLERLVRPVVLTASTNDTARSAEMVELLTEIAELNDKVSVAVDGTDTRKPSFSLTSPGVDISLTFAGLPMGHEFTSLVLALLQVGGYPPKVEQELIDQIKEIDGQFTFETYFSQSCQNCPDVVQALNLMAVLNPNVKHVAIDGSDFQDEVNAREVMSVPTVYLNGEVFGQGRMELGEIVAKIDTGSADKAAARINAKDAFDVLVVGGGPAGAAAAVYAARKGIRTGVAAQRFGGQVLDTMSIENLISVPHTEGPKLATALEQHVKEYDVDIMNLQTATGLARKGDLVEVTLESGAVLKSKSVILSTGARWRQMNVPGENEYKNKGVAYCPHCDGPLFKGKRTAVIGGGNSGVEAAIDLAGIVAHVTLIEFDTKLRADQVLQDKLRSLPNVTIIMNALTTEVTGDGTKVNGLAYRDRTTGEDHHVALEGIFVQIGLLPNTDFLKGTVDLSPRGEIIIDAHGATSMDGVFAAGDCTTTPYKQIVIAMGLGATAALGAFDHLIRTSVPAETAAKKEEVAA